A window from Frischella perrara encodes these proteins:
- the serA gene encoding phosphoglycerate dehydrogenase, with product MVVQTLTKDENKFLLLEGVHPSAIEILKNAGYSNIEYYKGALTEQELKEAIKDARFIGVRSRTQLTEDIINCAPKLAGIGCFCIGTNQVNLSAASKKGIPVFNAPFSNTRSVAELVLAEIILLLRRVPEANAQAHLGKWNKIAIGSHETRGKSLGIIGYGHIGSQLSVLAESLGMKVFFYDIETKLPLGNAKQMPSLAALFAESDVISLHVPENATTINMISKKELEMMKPRSILVNASRGKVVDIEALANALADKHIAGAAIDVFPSEPASNSEPFTSPLCQFDNVIITPHIGGSTIEAQENIGIEVATKLAKYSDTGSTLSAVNFPEVSLPIPSKGVSRFINIHKNQPGVLNAINNLLASRGLNIAGQYLQTSAEVGYVVIDIDSVDLKQSEQILAELKKVDGTIKARLLF from the coding sequence ATGGTCGTACAAACTTTAACAAAAGATGAAAACAAATTTTTATTACTTGAAGGCGTTCATCCAAGTGCTATTGAAATATTAAAAAATGCAGGTTATTCAAACATTGAATATTACAAAGGTGCTTTAACTGAGCAAGAATTGAAAGAAGCGATAAAAGATGCACGCTTTATAGGTGTTCGCTCTCGAACACAACTGACTGAAGATATTATCAACTGTGCACCAAAGTTAGCGGGTATTGGTTGTTTTTGTATCGGTACAAATCAAGTGAATCTTTCGGCAGCAAGTAAAAAAGGGATCCCTGTATTTAATGCTCCCTTTTCTAATACACGTTCAGTGGCTGAGTTAGTTTTAGCTGAAATTATTTTGTTATTACGCCGTGTCCCAGAAGCTAATGCTCAAGCACATTTAGGAAAATGGAACAAAATCGCCATTGGTTCCCATGAAACACGTGGAAAGAGTTTAGGAATTATTGGTTATGGGCATATTGGTAGCCAACTTAGTGTGCTAGCTGAATCACTCGGTATGAAAGTCTTTTTCTATGACATTGAAACAAAACTTCCATTAGGAAATGCCAAACAAATGCCAAGTTTAGCGGCACTGTTTGCTGAAAGTGATGTAATTTCTTTACATGTCCCTGAAAATGCAACAACTATCAATATGATTAGTAAAAAAGAATTGGAAATGATGAAACCGCGTTCTATATTGGTTAATGCCTCAAGGGGTAAAGTTGTGGATATTGAGGCACTAGCTAACGCTTTGGCTGACAAACATATTGCTGGTGCTGCGATTGATGTGTTCCCAAGTGAACCTGCAAGTAATAGCGAGCCATTTACATCACCATTATGCCAATTCGATAATGTCATTATTACGCCTCATATTGGTGGTTCTACCATTGAAGCACAAGAGAATATCGGTATTGAAGTTGCTACTAAATTAGCAAAATATTCCGATACAGGATCAACGTTAAGTGCTGTAAACTTCCCTGAAGTATCATTACCTATTCCAAGCAAAGGGGTAAGCCGTTTTATTAATATTCATAAAAATCAACCCGGTGTACTAAATGCTATTAATAATTTATTAGCTAGCCGAGGTTTAAATATCGCTGGACAATATTTACAAACTTCCGCAGAGGTTGGTTATGTGGTGATTGATATAGATAGTGTTGATTTAAAACAATCAGAACAGATTCTAGCTGAACTTAAAAAAGTTGACGGAACCATCAAAGCAAGATTATTGTTTTAA
- a CDS encoding SPFH domain-containing protein has product MSINVYLLGVILIIILIGAVGLYQLLFIKIPQDSVLIINDMGQEPKIHFSGPVYCPLIYKKTFIKIKLISFKIELNNNKNLVFKDNEQANICVIFNLKVNETSEDVLKAVKAMGVRRISNQKTVSAFFYARFIEALRKVVEQTELVNLLQNQADFCDDIINTIGSDLNGYVLKEVIINHVAPTVIFTQEGENTDEPDAISEMNAMIAANREQLNNRNLNKI; this is encoded by the coding sequence ATGTCTATTAATGTCTATCTTTTGGGAGTTATCTTAATCATCATTCTTATTGGTGCAGTTGGATTATACCAATTACTATTTATAAAAATTCCTCAAGATAGTGTTTTAATCATAAATGATATGGGGCAAGAACCCAAAATACATTTTTCGGGACCAGTATATTGCCCATTGATCTATAAAAAAACGTTTATCAAAATTAAGTTAATCTCTTTTAAGATCGAGCTAAATAATAACAAAAATCTAGTTTTTAAAGATAATGAGCAAGCCAATATCTGTGTTATTTTTAATTTGAAGGTTAATGAAACATCTGAAGATGTATTAAAAGCGGTTAAAGCAATGGGGGTAAGGCGTATATCCAACCAAAAAACCGTTAGTGCATTTTTTTATGCAAGGTTTATTGAGGCATTAAGAAAAGTTGTAGAACAAACCGAGTTAGTCAATTTATTACAAAATCAAGCGGATTTTTGTGATGATATCATTAATACAATCGGTAGTGATTTAAATGGCTATGTTTTAAAAGAAGTAATTATTAATCATGTCGCACCAACTGTTATTTTCACACAGGAAGGGGAAAATACAGATGAACCAGATGCAATTAGTGAAATGAATGCGATGATCGCAGCAAATCGGGAACAATTAAATAACCGAAACTTGAATAAGATTTAA
- a CDS encoding PspA/IM30 family protein — MAILNKLITALRGGINDVGESIVDSQALRILDQEIRDADAELKQAKESLANIMAQQKLADKQVAEIKTKIAEYEGYAIKALENNNDDLALEVAEKIAKLENDLTNQQKQATSFADSVSSLRQTISQTEINIRNLKQQVDIVKATESVQKAQTAISQRYGGSTAKLQTALDSLDRIKKRQDKTAAKIEAKNELAMAENNDELEAKLEAAGIKNDSSKANAILAKLKDKQNLQK, encoded by the coding sequence ATGGCTATTTTAAATAAACTAATTACAGCATTACGTGGTGGCATTAATGATGTGGGTGAGTCTATCGTTGATTCACAAGCTTTACGTATTTTAGATCAAGAAATTCGTGATGCTGATGCAGAATTAAAACAGGCAAAAGAGTCACTAGCAAATATAATGGCTCAGCAAAAACTAGCAGATAAGCAAGTAGCTGAAATTAAAACAAAAATCGCCGAATATGAAGGTTATGCTATTAAAGCGTTAGAAAATAATAATGATGACTTAGCACTTGAAGTCGCTGAGAAAATAGCAAAACTGGAAAATGATTTAACTAATCAGCAAAAACAAGCAACCTCTTTTGCTGATAGCGTAAGTAGCCTACGTCAAACAATTTCACAAACTGAAATTAATATTCGTAATCTAAAACAACAAGTTGATATTGTTAAAGCAACAGAAAGTGTTCAAAAGGCACAAACTGCGATTTCTCAACGTTATGGTGGTTCAACGGCTAAATTACAAACTGCTTTAGACTCATTAGATAGAATTAAAAAACGTCAGGATAAAACAGCAGCAAAAATAGAAGCTAAAAATGAATTAGCTATGGCAGAAAACAATGATGAACTTGAAGCAAAACTTGAAGCAGCAGGTATAAAAAACGATAGTTCGAAGGCAAATGCGATTTTGGCTAAATTAAAAGATAAACAAAATTTACAAAAGTAG
- the pepB gene encoding aminopeptidase PepB, with amino-acid sequence MSIFLSLSPADEKWGKSALLSYSEQGITIHCSTTQHLETIQKAGRKIESQGIYDLQLVGDAWDLEANWHFWLGYRHPKTYHKAKITWSNLNQTEQQELNNRLAIIDWTRNTINQPADEQSPMQLAQCSADLISSLSKHVTFKYLAGEMLKDNNLMGIYTVGKGSSRPPVLLELDYNPSQDKDTPVTVCLVGKGITFDSGGYSLKPTQFMETMRADMGGAALVTGALALAISRGLQSRVKLYLCCADNLVSGDAFKLGDIIRYRNDVSVEIENTDAEGRLVLADGLLCANDDNPKYLIDCATLTGAAKVAVGNDYHSLLSFDQALSQRLLACAQAEYEPFWQLPLAEFHRSQFPSSFADIGNSGLPNTAGASTAAAFLSYFVNNYKNNWLHIDCSATFRKSANALWATGATGVGVRALANLLMALE; translated from the coding sequence ATGTCAATTTTTCTATCCCTATCTCCTGCTGACGAAAAGTGGGGTAAATCAGCATTACTCAGTTATTCCGAACAAGGTATCACCATTCATTGTAGTACAACGCAACATCTAGAAACCATTCAAAAAGCAGGTAGAAAGATTGAAAGCCAAGGTATTTATGATCTACAACTTGTTGGAGATGCTTGGGATTTAGAAGCAAACTGGCATTTTTGGCTTGGTTATCGTCATCCTAAAACCTATCATAAAGCAAAAATCACTTGGTCTAACCTTAATCAAACCGAACAACAGGAATTAAATAATCGTTTAGCGATTATTGATTGGACTCGTAATACCATTAATCAACCTGCTGATGAGCAAAGTCCGATGCAGTTAGCTCAATGCAGTGCTGACTTAATTTCCTCATTATCTAAGCATGTCACATTTAAATATCTTGCTGGTGAAATGCTCAAAGATAACAATCTAATGGGTATTTATACGGTTGGTAAAGGATCATCGCGTCCTCCTGTCTTATTGGAGCTTGATTATAATCCTAGCCAAGATAAAGACACGCCAGTAACCGTTTGTTTAGTTGGTAAAGGCATCACTTTTGATTCTGGCGGTTACAGTTTAAAACCAACACAATTTATGGAAACTATGCGTGCCGATATGGGTGGCGCCGCTTTAGTTACAGGCGCACTTGCTTTAGCTATCAGCCGAGGATTACAAAGTCGGGTAAAACTTTACTTATGCTGTGCTGATAATTTGGTTAGCGGTGATGCATTTAAACTAGGCGATATTATCCGCTATCGAAATGATGTCAGCGTGGAAATTGAAAATACCGATGCAGAAGGCCGTCTAGTATTAGCCGATGGTCTACTATGCGCAAATGACGATAATCCAAAATACCTTATTGATTGTGCGACATTAACCGGTGCAGCTAAAGTGGCTGTGGGTAACGATTACCACTCATTATTATCCTTCGACCAAGCATTGTCACAACGCCTATTAGCCTGCGCACAAGCTGAGTATGAACCATTTTGGCAATTACCACTAGCTGAATTTCATCGTTCTCAATTTCCATCTTCGTTTGCTGATATTGGAAATTCTGGTTTACCTAATACAGCCGGTGCGAGTACCGCAGCAGCATTCTTATCATATTTTGTAAATAACTATAAAAATAATTGGTTACATATCGATTGCTCTGCAACATTTCGTAAAAGCGCTAATGCGCTATGGGCAACTGGGGCAACTGGTGTTGGTGTAAGAGCTTTAGCTAATTTATTGATGGCACTGGAATAA
- a CDS encoding DNA repair ATPase — MTEVQQDNQQQTVLDNAVAEGGAYEILRKRLSSLGQELNQKTESLNQQRLAEFGKSDTSIISRIRIRTENNCIARDIVRFGDWLLFGYNVFIGLKKETKITDVFSLYKLVERDGSYEAESVDLSDTFLSIERFVQDFSELYTYYKNAQLLQLVERDGKLLASFQIGERVSDIRVFRWSISSDKKTINYIDNRGERDIALPPAYDFEWTETVRENIVNGRFPHINILDTVFVETIGGDLTIKCENNTNDGLGIYREEVLDKNQSINDAKIEYAKVGSLILLKILPYREDNWRYLIYNTLTQHVQRIDSIGQACIQLPEDHGVIFPGGYYLQNGEYKSFDQSMNGMRFRRIRRSPNGEDVMYIFYDPSSGRLALYNYNMIERKLNNPILGHGYAVFEDGRMVVFEGENDEPTRVHPMQIWQTPFYSDEFAAQQPTNNSFLGKIGNAELVRGISDLYFIAREIDNQSVSLSLYSKLITDTKHLFDSYFWLSDERHLSFNTILHNICQTSELVLDEYEKVESIRRQSDNAMREAITNQKELLTKLYPDTWQETQLYVDALNAIKMQLGQLVTLRSYRYIDLEQIDAMEKELKERQSMVSLATGEFLAGEQALQPFLNKIDALEKTIASVTTAGQLNEPIKQTEQMSADLDMLSQLISTLKFDEVTLQTQIIDAIADVYSKLNQTKARINQKRKNLANVEMVAQFGAQFKLFGQSIANAITIATTPEKCDDELSRLLVQLEELENQFSESDEFLNDILAKREEILETFETHKQVLLEERSKKTQSLLTAAQRILDSIPRRTAKFINANELNAFFIADPLALKIKELVEKLRELSDNVKADDIESRFKSAKDQAVRALRDKSEIFESGGNIIKLGPRHKFSVNTQELDLTMVMKDEHLYLQLTGTDYQERIEDPKLNSYKAFWSLSLESESPTVYRAEYLAYSIISSALKNENDLTYAKLSSQINHDDDLNKLVRDYAAVRYREGYEKGIHDHDAAKIIAKLIPLGESAELLRYNPLARSLAILYWHYKHQTDIAMLWPERAKTCMDIQALFGHDEGLQNLRLEIANELGEFLRQHPIKHEPYHIKQAAEYLSYALATTPQKFVLSRYSKRLYEALKDHLNRSHMWLDFNQSQLNLVERITDRWQLIESWLKGLCTIPQLHNLANYIAEAVVLLILDNENELNISISELELDVTINDLLGQHPTIKQGSLTINLDNFFTRMRHQSRVVIPEFQHYQAIRQEVLNDQRHHLHLDEFKAKPLSSFVRNKLINQVYLPIIGDNLAKQMGTVGENRRTDLMGLLLLISPPGYGKTTLMEYVANRLGLIFMKINGPALGHSVLSFDPEQAPNATARQELEKLNLALEMGNNVMLYIDDIQHTNPEFLQKFISLCDGSRRIEGVWQNKTKTYDLRGKKFCVIMAGNPYTESGEVFKIPDMLANRADIYNLGEVLGGMDEVFASSYIENCLTSNNVLSPLALRELSDLYHLIDHAQGKPLNTNELSYAYSQAEIGEIVAVLKHLLKIREVVFKVNQQYIISAAQSDKYRTEPPFKLQGSYRNMNKLAEKISAVMNDQEINQVIEDHYLGEAQLLTTGAEENLLKLAEIRGVLSDEQKTRWHQIKQDFMRNKALGGDDGDTGSRIVTQLADLVQSVQSLKD, encoded by the coding sequence ATGACAGAAGTTCAACAAGATAATCAACAACAAACAGTGCTTGATAATGCCGTTGCCGAAGGTGGTGCCTATGAGATTCTTCGAAAACGTTTATCATCACTTGGTCAGGAACTTAATCAGAAAACTGAATCTTTAAACCAACAGCGCTTAGCTGAATTTGGTAAAAGTGATACGTCAATTATTAGTCGTATACGGATTCGTACTGAAAATAATTGCATAGCCCGTGATATTGTTCGTTTTGGTGACTGGCTTTTATTTGGTTATAACGTATTTATAGGGCTAAAAAAAGAGACCAAAATAACCGATGTATTTTCACTTTATAAACTAGTCGAACGTGATGGTAGCTATGAAGCTGAATCTGTTGATCTGTCTGATACTTTTTTATCTATTGAACGTTTTGTTCAAGATTTTAGTGAACTCTACACCTATTATAAAAATGCGCAACTATTGCAATTAGTTGAACGGGATGGAAAATTATTAGCTAGTTTCCAAATTGGCGAGCGAGTAAGTGATATTCGCGTATTTCGCTGGTCAATTTCAAGCGATAAGAAAACCATTAATTATATTGATAATCGTGGTGAACGTGATATAGCGTTACCACCGGCTTACGATTTTGAATGGACGGAAACTGTACGGGAAAATATTGTTAACGGCCGTTTTCCCCATATAAATATTCTAGATACTGTTTTTGTGGAAACCATCGGTGGTGATCTCACTATAAAATGTGAAAACAATACTAATGATGGGCTAGGGATTTATCGTGAAGAAGTTCTCGATAAAAATCAATCAATCAATGACGCTAAAATTGAGTATGCCAAAGTAGGGTCGTTAATTTTATTAAAAATATTACCGTATCGCGAAGATAACTGGCGTTACCTTATCTATAATACCTTAACACAGCATGTACAACGTATTGATTCTATTGGTCAAGCCTGTATCCAATTACCCGAGGATCATGGGGTAATCTTCCCTGGGGGTTACTACTTACAAAATGGTGAGTATAAATCCTTTGATCAATCCATGAACGGGATGCGTTTTCGCCGTATTCGTCGTTCACCAAATGGTGAAGATGTGATGTATATTTTCTATGATCCAAGTTCGGGGCGCTTAGCACTGTATAACTATAATATGATTGAGCGTAAGTTGAATAACCCAATTCTAGGTCATGGTTATGCTGTTTTTGAAGATGGTCGTATGGTGGTTTTTGAAGGTGAAAATGACGAGCCAACCCGCGTACATCCAATGCAAATTTGGCAAACACCATTTTATAGTGATGAATTTGCTGCTCAACAACCTACTAATAATTCATTTTTAGGAAAAATTGGTAATGCAGAGTTAGTTCGGGGTATTTCTGATCTTTATTTTATCGCGCGTGAAATTGATAATCAGAGCGTTTCATTATCGTTATATAGTAAATTAATTACCGATACAAAACATTTATTTGATAGCTATTTCTGGCTAAGTGATGAACGTCATTTATCATTTAATACTATCTTACACAATATTTGTCAGACTAGTGAATTGGTTCTTGATGAGTATGAAAAAGTTGAGAGCATTCGCCGCCAGTCAGATAATGCTATGCGCGAAGCCATTACCAATCAAAAAGAGTTATTAACTAAGCTTTATCCTGATACTTGGCAAGAAACCCAATTATATGTTGATGCACTTAATGCCATTAAGATGCAATTAGGTCAACTAGTTACATTAAGAAGTTATCGTTACATTGATCTTGAACAGATCGATGCCATGGAAAAAGAGTTAAAAGAACGCCAATCAATGGTTTCTTTGGCTACAGGCGAATTTTTGGCTGGTGAGCAAGCGTTACAACCATTTTTAAATAAAATTGATGCGTTAGAAAAGACAATTGCAAGTGTTACAACGGCTGGACAACTCAACGAACCGATCAAACAGACTGAACAAATGTCAGCTGATCTCGATATGTTGTCACAATTAATTTCGACATTAAAATTTGATGAAGTCACCTTACAAACGCAAATAATTGATGCTATTGCTGATGTGTATAGTAAGTTAAATCAAACAAAAGCACGTATTAATCAAAAACGTAAAAATCTTGCTAATGTTGAAATGGTGGCGCAATTTGGTGCACAGTTCAAGTTATTTGGTCAAAGTATAGCTAATGCTATAACTATCGCAACCACACCAGAAAAGTGTGATGATGAGTTATCAAGATTATTAGTTCAACTGGAAGAGCTAGAAAATCAGTTTAGTGAAAGTGATGAATTTCTTAATGATATTTTAGCTAAGCGCGAAGAGATTCTAGAAACCTTTGAAACACATAAGCAAGTTTTACTAGAAGAACGCTCCAAAAAAACGCAGTCATTACTTACTGCTGCGCAGCGTATTTTAGATAGTATTCCAAGACGAACGGCAAAATTTATTAATGCAAATGAATTAAATGCCTTTTTTATTGCCGATCCGTTGGCATTAAAAATTAAAGAGTTGGTCGAAAAATTACGTGAATTATCTGATAACGTCAAAGCAGATGATATTGAATCACGTTTTAAAAGTGCCAAAGATCAGGCTGTTCGTGCATTGCGTGATAAATCCGAAATTTTTGAATCGGGTGGCAATATTATTAAACTTGGGCCTCGTCATAAATTTAGCGTTAATACCCAAGAACTTGATTTAACAATGGTCATGAAGGATGAACACCTTTATCTACAACTTACTGGTACTGATTATCAAGAGCGGATTGAAGATCCAAAATTAAATAGTTATAAAGCATTTTGGTCGCTATCTTTAGAATCAGAATCACCAACAGTTTATCGTGCTGAGTATTTAGCTTATAGTATTATTTCCTCTGCATTAAAAAATGAAAATGACTTAACTTATGCTAAATTAAGCTCGCAAATCAATCATGATGATGATTTAAATAAACTCGTTCGTGATTATGCGGCAGTGAGGTATCGTGAAGGTTATGAAAAAGGGATTCATGATCATGATGCGGCTAAAATTATTGCGAAATTGATACCACTTGGTGAATCAGCAGAATTACTCCGTTATAATCCTTTAGCCCGTAGTTTAGCTATTTTGTATTGGCATTATAAACATCAAACCGATATTGCGATGTTATGGCCAGAACGTGCAAAAACGTGTATGGATATTCAGGCACTATTTGGTCATGATGAGGGATTACAGAATCTTCGTTTGGAAATTGCGAACGAATTAGGTGAGTTTTTACGGCAACATCCAATAAAACATGAACCCTATCATATTAAACAGGCTGCTGAGTATCTAAGCTATGCCTTAGCGACAACACCACAAAAATTCGTACTAAGTCGATACAGTAAACGGTTATATGAGGCGCTAAAAGATCACTTAAATCGTTCACATATGTGGTTGGATTTTAACCAATCTCAATTGAACTTAGTTGAGCGAATTACGGATAGATGGCAACTTATTGAGAGTTGGTTAAAAGGATTGTGCACTATCCCACAATTACATAACTTAGCAAATTATATCGCTGAAGCTGTAGTATTACTTATTTTAGATAATGAAAATGAACTTAATATATCAATTAGTGAACTTGAACTTGATGTCACCATTAATGATTTATTAGGTCAGCATCCAACTATTAAACAGGGTAGTTTAACTATTAACTTAGATAATTTCTTCACGCGCATGCGTCATCAATCGCGTGTTGTGATTCCTGAGTTCCAGCATTATCAAGCTATTCGTCAAGAAGTATTAAACGATCAACGCCATCATTTACACCTTGATGAATTCAAGGCGAAGCCATTAAGCTCATTTGTTAGAAATAAACTAATTAATCAGGTTTATCTACCTATTATTGGCGATAACTTAGCCAAGCAAATGGGAACGGTGGGTGAAAATCGTCGAACCGATTTAATGGGATTATTATTATTAATTTCTCCGCCAGGATATGGTAAAACCACATTAATGGAATATGTTGCTAATCGGTTAGGCTTAATTTTTATGAAAATTAATGGTCCGGCTTTGGGGCATAGTGTTTTATCATTTGATCCAGAACAGGCGCCGAATGCAACAGCACGTCAGGAATTGGAAAAACTCAATCTAGCATTAGAGATGGGTAACAATGTCATGTTATATATTGATGATATTCAACATACGAATCCCGAATTCCTACAAAAGTTCATCTCATTATGTGATGGTTCTCGTCGTATTGAAGGGGTATGGCAAAATAAGACTAAGACTTATGATTTAAGAGGTAAAAAATTCTGTGTCATTATGGCAGGTAACCCTTATACTGAATCCGGTGAAGTCTTTAAAATTCCTGATATGTTGGCTAACCGTGCTGACATTTATAATCTTGGTGAAGTATTAGGTGGCATGGATGAGGTATTTGCATCAAGTTATATAGAAAACTGTTTAACTTCTAATAACGTTTTATCACCTTTAGCATTACGTGAGTTAAGTGATCTTTATCACCTTATTGATCATGCTCAAGGTAAACCGCTCAATACCAATGAACTCAGTTATGCTTATAGTCAGGCCGAAATTGGTGAAATTGTTGCTGTGTTAAAGCACTTACTAAAAATACGAGAAGTTGTATTTAAAGTGAACCAACAATATATCATTAGTGCAGCTCAATCTGATAAATATCGTACCGAACCGCCTTTTAAGCTACAAGGTAGTTATCGAAATATGAATAAATTGGCTGAAAAAATCTCTGCTGTCATGAATGACCAAGAGATTAATCAAGTAATTGAAGATCATTATTTGGGCGAAGCACAATTGCTAACCACTGGTGCGGAAGAAAACTTACTGAAATTAGCTGAAATTCGAGGTGTTTTATCAGATGAACAAAAAACTCGATGGCATCAAATTAAACAAGACTTTATGCGTAACAAGGCATTAGGTGGAGATGATGGTGATACTGGTTCACGGATTGTCACACAACTGGCAGATCTAGTACAAAGTGTTCAGTCTTTAAAAGACTAG
- the rpiA gene encoding ribose-5-phosphate isomerase RpiA, protein MTQDELKKAVGFAALKFVKPNTIVGVGTGSTAAHFIDALATIKHTIIGTVSSSEASTQKLKDYGIPVFDCNSVDSLDIYVDGADEINHQMQMIKGGGAALTREKIIAAISKQFICIADESKVVTTLGKFPLPIEVIPMARSYVARELFKLGGKPIYRDGIVTDNGNVILDIHDFMIPNALEMEHKINNIPGVVTVGLFANRGANVALIGTANGVKEIK, encoded by the coding sequence ATGACTCAAGATGAATTAAAAAAAGCAGTCGGTTTTGCCGCCCTTAAATTTGTGAAACCTAATACCATTGTTGGGGTTGGTACTGGTTCAACAGCAGCCCATTTTATTGATGCCTTAGCAACCATTAAACACACCATTATCGGTACGGTTTCTAGCTCTGAGGCTTCAACCCAAAAACTAAAAGATTATGGTATCCCTGTTTTTGATTGTAATAGCGTCGATAGTTTAGATATTTACGTTGACGGGGCAGATGAGATTAATCATCAGATGCAAATGATAAAAGGAGGTGGCGCAGCACTGACACGTGAAAAAATTATTGCAGCGATCAGTAAACAATTTATTTGTATTGCTGATGAGTCAAAAGTAGTAACGACTTTAGGTAAATTTCCATTACCAATTGAAGTGATTCCTATGGCGCGATCATATGTTGCAAGAGAGCTTTTCAAACTCGGTGGTAAACCTATTTATCGTGATGGTATTGTAACCGATAATGGTAATGTAATCTTGGATATTCATGATTTTATGATTCCTAATGCATTGGAAATGGAACATAAAATCAATAACATCCCAGGCGTTGTGACGGTCGGACTATTTGCTAATCGCGGTGCTAATGTGGCACTGATCGGTACTGCAAATGGAGTAAAAGAGATCAAGTAG
- a CDS encoding LysR family transcriptional regulator ArgP, which produces MKRPDYRALQALDAVIKERGFERAADKLCITQPAVSQRIKQLESFFGQQLLVRTIPPKATKQGEHLLGLLHQVELLEQQWLGDNDHTTTPLSLSIAVNADSLATWLLPALKPVLDKNNLRFDIQVKDEEHTLDLLRLGTVVGAISIQELPLPGCLSDRIGALDYIFVASPDFAKRYFPNGVTRSTLMKAPAVAFDHLDDMHQMFLNENFNMAPGSLVCHITSSSEAFVQLAKQGSACCMLPILQVQNELKNGELINLTEGLFQRRMLYWHRFGPESSVMQNISETLINYAKDVLWQHD; this is translated from the coding sequence ATGAAACGTCCAGATTATAGAGCATTACAAGCATTGGATGCAGTGATTAAAGAGCGAGGATTTGAGCGCGCGGCAGATAAGTTGTGTATTACACAACCGGCTGTTTCTCAGCGTATCAAGCAGTTAGAAAGTTTTTTCGGACAACAATTGCTAGTTAGAACCATCCCTCCCAAGGCAACCAAACAAGGCGAACATTTATTAGGCTTACTCCATCAAGTTGAACTACTTGAACAGCAATGGTTAGGTGATAATGACCATACCACTACACCTTTGTCTCTTTCAATTGCGGTTAATGCTGATTCTTTAGCAACATGGTTATTACCAGCATTAAAACCTGTTTTAGATAAAAATAATTTGCGTTTTGATATTCAAGTTAAAGATGAAGAACACACTTTAGATCTTCTTCGTTTAGGTACTGTAGTTGGTGCTATTAGTATTCAAGAATTACCATTACCGGGTTGTTTGTCAGATCGTATTGGGGCTTTGGATTACATTTTTGTGGCATCTCCCGATTTTGCTAAACGTTATTTTCCAAATGGAGTAACACGATCAACATTAATGAAAGCACCGGCTGTCGCTTTTGATCATTTAGATGATATGCATCAAATGTTTTTAAACGAAAATTTTAATATGGCGCCTGGTAGTTTGGTATGTCATATTACGAGTTCTTCAGAAGCATTTGTACAATTAGCTAAACAAGGTTCTGCTTGTTGTATGTTACCGATTCTGCAAGTTCAAAATGAGCTAAAAAATGGTGAATTAATTAATTTAACAGAAGGGCTATTTCAGCGTCGTATGTTATATTGGCATCGCTTTGGTCCAGAAAGCAGTGTTATGCAGAATATTTCTGAGACACTTATCAATTATGCTAAGGATGTATTATGGCAGCATGATTAA